The proteins below come from a single Pichia kudriavzevii chromosome 2, complete sequence genomic window:
- a CDS encoding uncharacterized protein (PKUD0B01620; similar to Saccharomyces cerevisiae YDL045W-A (MRP10); ancestral locus Anc_3.145): protein MPAKHRPAVPPLPRLRVKNQVAKQQANPCLVVMSQMLNCWASNGEGNAVCRGLEVELKGCMAKGIKVAPPSKPTLNYHAARLLPKIHKQEK from the coding sequence ATGCCTGCAAAACATAGACCAGCAGTTCCTCCACTTCCTAGGTTAAGAGTGAAAAACCAAGTTGCAAAACAGCAAGCAAATCCATGTCTTGTGGTAATGTCACAAATGTTGAATTGTTGGGCGTCCAACGGAGAAGGTAATGCTGTATGTAGAGGCCTGGAAGTCGAGTTAAAGGGATGTATGGCAAAGGGTATCAAAGTTGCGCCACCTTCCAAACCAACCTTGAATTACCATGCTGCTAGATTACTACCAAAGATTCataaacaagaaaaatga
- a CDS encoding uncharacterized protein (PKUD0B01610; similar to Saccharomyces cerevisiae YDL042C (SIR2) and YOL068C (HST1); ancestral locus Anc_3.151), whose translation MVEIDRGRPDRMSSTETSVDSNESRPKRTKRSSSVDYSQGLSVQTDIRNGSTDTTDKEKNSINYIQLDGKKVELEVISSSSSDNSDNSDGEDSSAIEETAFTNATNDNNYENSDNSEDEDGDSDISELEFEQPTSPEDDIGLDLFNKEAVIPPLSEIRITKKVSSQVRKYLKTEGHGKFLDLFLPPGPTPDDIFTLVKLLGFQPPKIRGLRTLPSDVILRASITCLKNAINKVIRTRTRLPDFHEIKHVVDALSKAENIIILTGAGISTSLGIPDFRSSQGFYSKMRNLGLDDPQEVFSLDVFRRDPSIFYSIAYMILPPEDSSTPLHAFIKLLQDKGKLLRNYTQNIDNLEGNVGVLPEKLVQCHGSFATASCITCKYNIPGETLYPNLRSKKIAYCPFCESERKALLKKFEKHEDEGLGYSSRFQYVKSFGVMKPDITFFGENLPDRYHDTIKEDIEKCDLLITIGTSLKVAPVSEIVNRIPAHVPQILINRDPINHCEFDVEFLGYCDQAITWICGKTDLSWEIPHPKYKEILDSGLELEVIDQEYGRYRITDADERLKERLTKLEETKKLDIETQGAVRDE comes from the coding sequence ATGGTCGAAATCGATAGAGGAAGACCCGATAGAATGAGTTCAACAGAGACATCGGTAGATAGCAATGAGTCACGTCCCAAGCGCACAAAAAGAAGCAGTTCTGTAGATTATAGTCAAGGTCTATCAGTGCAAACTGACATCAGAAACGGTAGTACAGATACAACTGATAAGGAAAAGAATAGTATAAACTATATACAGCTAGATGGCAAAAAGGTAGAGCTTGAAGTTATAAGCAGTAGTTCAAGTGATAATAGTGACAACTCTGATGGTGAAGATAGTTCAGCAATTGAAGAGACAGCTTTCACCAATGCAACTAACGATAATAATTATGAAAATAGTGACAATTCtgaggatgaagatggtgaTAGTGATATCAGTGAACTCGAGTTCGAACAACCAACATCACCGGAAGATGACATAGGTCTTGATTTATTCAACAAAGAGGCGGTTATACCACCGCTATCAGAAATACGTATCACCAAAAAAGTCTCCTCTCAAGTACGTAAATACTTAAAGACCGAAGGGCATGGTAAATTTTTGGATCTTTTTTTACCTCCAGGGCCGACTCCTGATGATATATTTACTTTGGTCAAACTATTGGGATTTCAACCACCAAAAATAAGAGGCTTAAGGACTTTACCGTCCGATGTCATATTACGTGCATCTATAACATGCTTGAAGAATGCCATCAACAAAGTTATAAGAACACGAACAAGATTACCCGATTTCCATGAAATCAAACACGTAGTTGATGCATTAAGTAAGGCAGAAAACATTATTATTCTAACAGGTGCAGGCATTTCAACGTCATTAGGTATACCGGATTTTCGGTCATCACAAGGTTTCTATTCTaaaatgagaaatttaGGTCTTGATGATCCACAAGAGGTTTTTTCGTTGGATGTTTTCAGGCGTGatccttcaattttctATTCAATTGCATATATGATTTTACCCCCAGAGGATTCATCGACGCCATTACATGCTTTCATCAAATTATTACAAGACAAAGGGAaacttttgagaaattaCACACAGaatattgataatttaGAAGGCAATGTAGGGGTTTTACCAGAGAAGTTGGTCCAATGCCACGGATCCTTTGCAACTGCAAGCTGTATTACATGCAAATATAACATCCCGGGGGAAACTCTATATCCAAATTTAAGATCAAAGAAGATAGCCTATTGTCCTTTCTGTGAATCCGAAAGGAAAGCActcttgaaaaaatttgaaaaacacGAAGATGAAGGGTTGGGCTATTCTTCCAGATTTCAATATGTCAAATCATTTGGTGTAATGAAGCCAGATATTACTTTTTTTGGTGAAAACCTACCTGATAGATATCATGATACGATCAAGGAAGATATAGAGAAATGTGATCTATTAATAACCATAGGTACTTCATTGAAAGTAGCTCCTGTTAGCGAGATCGTGAATAGAATACCAGCTCATGTCCCACAAATTTTGATTAATCGAGATCCAATCAACCACTGtgaatttgatgttgaatttctgGGTTACTGTGACCAGGCAATCACATGGATTTGTGGAAAGACCGATCTAAGTTGGGAGATTCCTCACCCTAAGTACAAAGAGATTCTCGATTCTGGACTGGAACTGGAAGTTATAGATCAAGAGTACGGTAGATATAGAATCACCGACGCAGACGAGCGATTGAAGGAAAGACTAACAAAACTAGAGGAAACAAAGAAGTTGGACATAGAAACACAAGGAGCTGTTAGGGATGAATAA